A window of Formosa sp. Hel1_31_208 contains these coding sequences:
- a CDS encoding MATE family efflux transporter encodes MSKSTISFKQFITYFRLAISGREQEFTSGSIRRAVFMLSIPMILEMLMESIFAVVDIFYVSKVSVNAVATIGLTESVVTLVYAVAIGLSMAATAIVARRIGEKDREGASKAAVQVIFLGIAVSIIISVFGILFPKEILELMGGEPDLIAEGFGYTQVLLGGNVTIMLLFLINAVFRGAGDASIAMWTLILSNGLNIILDPMFIFGFGPIPGFGVEGAAIATTIGRGSAVVFQLVVLFYGWSKIKIGFKDLVLRIGVMINLIKVSLGGIGQFLIGTSSWVFLMRLMSEFGSEVLAGYTIAIRVMMFTFMPAWGMSNAAATLVGQNLGAQQPERAEQSVWKTGKYCAIFMGVVSLAYLFFAPQIIGWFTIEPSVIENGSLCLRVIAAGYVFYAYGMVVINSFNGAGDTGTPTIINFVCFWLFQLPFAYLMAITFDFGPTGVFLAIVLAEVLISILAIVWFKKGRWKLKEV; translated from the coding sequence ATGTCAAAATCAACCATATCGTTTAAACAATTCATTACGTATTTCAGACTAGCTATTTCTGGTCGGGAACAAGAATTCACGTCGGGTAGCATTCGAAGGGCTGTATTTATGCTCTCCATTCCTATGATTCTCGAAATGCTTATGGAATCCATTTTTGCAGTGGTCGATATTTTTTACGTCTCCAAAGTAAGTGTCAATGCTGTAGCGACCATCGGGCTTACCGAATCAGTAGTGACGCTCGTATATGCGGTCGCTATCGGACTAAGTATGGCGGCAACAGCCATAGTTGCAAGACGGATAGGAGAAAAGGATCGGGAAGGTGCTTCTAAAGCAGCCGTTCAGGTCATTTTTCTTGGAATTGCTGTGTCAATCATTATTAGTGTTTTTGGTATTTTATTTCCGAAGGAGATATTGGAATTGATGGGTGGAGAACCCGATCTCATTGCTGAAGGATTTGGCTATACTCAAGTGCTGCTCGGTGGCAATGTAACTATCATGCTCCTGTTTCTCATTAATGCTGTATTTCGCGGTGCTGGTGATGCCTCCATCGCGATGTGGACGCTTATTCTTTCCAACGGATTAAATATCATTTTGGATCCTATGTTTATTTTTGGATTCGGACCTATTCCAGGATTTGGTGTTGAAGGTGCTGCCATAGCGACAACCATTGGCAGAGGCTCGGCCGTAGTTTTTCAACTCGTCGTTTTATTTTATGGCTGGTCGAAAATAAAAATCGGATTCAAAGATCTTGTCTTACGAATTGGGGTCATGATTAATTTAATAAAGGTCTCTTTGGGTGGTATCGGACAATTTTTAATAGGTACCTCCTCATGGGTATTTCTCATGCGTCTTATGAGTGAATTTGGAAGTGAAGTGCTAGCTGGATATACCATTGCTATTCGCGTCATGATGTTTACATTTATGCCTGCTTGGGGTATGAGTAATGCAGCAGCCACATTGGTTGGGCAAAATCTCGGTGCTCAACAACCTGAACGGGCTGAGCAATCGGTTTGGAAGACAGGTAAATATTGCGCCATCTTTATGGGCGTAGTTTCTTTGGCTTATTTGTTTTTTGCACCTCAAATTATTGGTTGGTTTACTATTGAGCCCAGCGTGATTGAAAACGGAAGTTTGTGCCTGCGTGTCATTGCTGCAGGGTACGTGTTTTATGCCTATGGTATGGTGGTTATCAACTCTTTTAATGGTGCTGGTGACACTGGAACACCAACCATCATCAACTTTGTTTGTTTCTGGTTGTTCCAATTGCCATTTGCTTATCTTATGGCAATCACCTTCGATTTTGGTCCTACAGGTGTGTTTTTAGCTATTGTATTAGCTGAAGTACTCATCTCCATTCTTGCGATTGTCTGGTTTAAAAAAGGCCGATGGAAATTGAAAGAGGTGTAG
- the mscL gene encoding large conductance mechanosensitive channel protein MscL, producing MKFLKEFKEFAIKGNMMDMAIGIIIGAAFNKVIDVLVKKVFLPPLSLMTDGLNFQDQKYVVRESIINTQGEVIVKEVAVEYGVLVETFLDFLIVGLTVFIVVKAMNKLRSKAQDPKNEVVATPKDIELLSKLTDLMEEQNVLLKGK from the coding sequence ATGAAGTTTTTAAAGGAATTCAAGGAGTTTGCGATCAAAGGCAATATGATGGATATGGCCATTGGCATTATTATAGGCGCCGCTTTCAACAAAGTCATTGATGTGCTCGTAAAAAAAGTGTTCTTACCACCATTGTCATTGATGACCGATGGACTTAATTTTCAGGATCAGAAATATGTGGTTAGGGAGTCAATTATTAATACTCAAGGAGAGGTCATAGTTAAAGAAGTAGCGGTAGAATACGGAGTACTTGTTGAAACCTTTTTAGACTTTTTAATTGTGGGCTTAACCGTGTTTATAGTCGTAAAGGCTATGAACAAACTGCGGAGTAAAGCTCAAGACCCCAAAAACGAAGTGGTAGCAACACCTAAAGATATTGAGCTACTCTCCAAACTCACCGATTTAATGGAAGAGCAAAATGTGTTGTTGAAGGGGAAATAA
- a CDS encoding HAD family phosphatase, translated as MFKSALFDMDGVIVDSEPLHNKAYYQMFDDVNIHVSDDLYASFTGKSTLEICQELVRQFKLPLGPQTLVDIKRHHFKQLFDTDTDLHLLDGVLDLIKDYYSHGIVLVLASSASMKNINRIFNRFDLDQYFVAKISGADLKASKPHPEIFIKAAALSGHEPKDCFVIEDSTNGIAAAKAANIFCIGYDSLHSEDQDYSKADLVVSSFRDITFEKLKMYSTATNV; from the coding sequence ATGTTCAAATCAGCCTTATTCGATATGGATGGCGTTATCGTAGACTCGGAGCCATTACACAATAAAGCCTATTACCAAATGTTTGACGACGTAAACATTCACGTTTCCGATGATCTTTACGCTTCCTTCACTGGGAAGTCCACATTAGAGATTTGCCAAGAGCTGGTGCGTCAGTTCAAGCTGCCTTTAGGTCCACAGACATTAGTGGATATCAAGCGTCACCACTTCAAGCAGTTGTTTGATACTGATACCGACTTGCACTTACTCGATGGTGTGTTAGACCTCATCAAAGATTATTACAGTCATGGGATAGTTTTGGTTCTAGCTTCTTCCGCCTCTATGAAAAACATCAACCGTATTTTTAACCGTTTTGATTTAGACCAATACTTTGTGGCTAAGATTTCTGGTGCCGACTTAAAAGCGTCGAAGCCGCATCCTGAGATTTTTATTAAAGCCGCAGCATTGTCTGGTCATGAGCCTAAAGACTGCTTCGTGATTGAAGATTCTACCAATGGCATTGCAGCCGCCAAAGCAGCCAATATTTTTTGTATTGGCTATGACAGCTTGCACAGCGAAGATCAAGATTATTCGAAAGCAGATTTAGTTGTGTCTAGTTTTAGGGATATAACTTTTGAGAAATTAAAAATGTACTCCACAGCAACCAACGTTTAA
- a CDS encoding Pvc16 family protein → MIETTLGYLTLRLNEDIKRQLKTTDDILSLARVSDASVRTPLLLSVIQVNEDTSISNAALTRTISQNVERIAAPQVLKLHVLISVNTQINYKEGLRYLSQAMNSINAHPVMTLQNTVNLPQDISKIYIETMTFDLDQQALLWQSLKVAYQPSIVYKLRVIGRE, encoded by the coding sequence ATGATTGAAACCACTTTGGGGTATCTCACCTTACGACTAAATGAAGACATCAAAAGGCAACTAAAAACCACTGATGATATACTCAGTTTAGCGCGCGTCTCAGATGCGAGTGTGAGAACACCTTTATTGCTGAGTGTGATACAAGTAAATGAAGATACTAGTATATCTAATGCGGCACTTACCAGAACAATAAGTCAAAACGTTGAACGGATTGCAGCACCACAAGTATTGAAATTACATGTGCTCATCTCAGTAAATACACAAATAAATTATAAAGAAGGATTGCGCTATCTGTCTCAGGCCATGAACAGCATTAATGCCCACCCAGTCATGACCCTTCAAAATACGGTCAACTTACCTCAAGATATTTCCAAAATATATATAGAAACAATGACATTCGATCTCGACCAACAAGCACTGCTTTGGCAAAGCTTGAAAGTCGCCTATCAGCCTTCAATAGTCTATAAGTTGCGTGTGATAGGACGTGAGTAG
- a CDS encoding DUF2188 domain-containing protein, whose amino-acid sequence MPKQNTLTNAIQQLIEAILKTLGKEAGRKRTWHQHVVPNKDGWAVRREGNKRITSKHRKQSTAIRKAKTLAKRYKADVIIHRGNGGIRERISYQDD is encoded by the coding sequence ATGCCCAAGCAAAACACCTTAACCAACGCCATACAACAACTCATCGAAGCCATTCTCAAAACATTAGGTAAAGAGGCTGGCAGAAAACGGACTTGGCACCAGCATGTAGTTCCTAATAAAGACGGTTGGGCTGTGCGTCGAGAGGGTAATAAACGCATCACCTCTAAACATAGAAAACAAAGCACTGCGATACGCAAAGCTAAAACCTTAGCGAAACGTTACAAGGCAGACGTGATTATTCATCGTGGCAATGGTGGCATTCGCGAGCGCATAAGTTATCAGGATGACTAA
- the pckA gene encoding phosphoenolpyruvate carboxykinase (ATP): MKHLTITPKNSDLSVYNLKDVTAHWNLSPEELQRITVEKGMGKETNNGTLAINTGKFTGRSPQDRFLVKDNYTTDKVWWGKTNKGISAENFDFLQSEIEKYLSGKEIYVRDGYVCADPEYKMNVRTITEYPWSNMFIYNMFLRPEAEELKNFKEEWLVLCAPGYECPEPAKHGLRQGNFSILNFTKKIALVGGSAYTGEMKKGIFSALNFILPVEKNVLPMHCSANVGEAGDTAIFFGLSGTGKTTLSADPKRKLIGDDEHGWTANNNIFNFEGGCYAKVIDLTEDKEPDIYRAIKPGAILENVIFKDNGDVDYMDSSITQNTRVSYPIYHIDNIQEPSYAGNPTNIFFLTCDAFGVLPPVSKLTPGQAAYHFISGYTAKVAGTEAGITEPVPSFSACFGEPFMPLHPTTYAEMLSKKMTEAGVNVWLINTGWSAGPYGVGSRIKLKYTRAMITAILEGKLDNTDFNQHPIFGLFMPKTCEGVPTEILDPMNTWSDKGAYISKSIQLAHSFHLNFEKFASQASQQIIEGGPLIDEHHHLNDHV; this comes from the coding sequence ATCTTTCTCCTGAAGAACTTCAACGCATTACTGTTGAAAAAGGCATGGGAAAAGAAACCAATAATGGCACACTAGCCATAAATACTGGTAAATTCACAGGGAGATCACCTCAAGATCGCTTTTTAGTGAAAGACAACTATACGACTGATAAAGTATGGTGGGGAAAAACCAATAAAGGCATCTCTGCTGAAAACTTTGACTTTCTTCAATCTGAAATTGAAAAATACCTCAGCGGAAAAGAAATCTACGTAAGAGACGGTTATGTGTGTGCCGATCCTGAATACAAAATGAATGTGAGAACTATTACCGAATATCCATGGTCTAATATGTTTATTTACAATATGTTCTTGCGCCCAGAGGCTGAAGAACTTAAAAACTTCAAAGAAGAATGGTTAGTGCTTTGTGCACCTGGATACGAATGTCCGGAGCCTGCAAAACATGGTTTAAGACAAGGTAATTTCTCTATCTTAAACTTTACCAAAAAAATTGCTTTAGTAGGTGGTTCTGCCTATACTGGAGAGATGAAAAAAGGGATTTTCTCTGCCTTAAATTTCATTCTACCTGTTGAAAAAAATGTGCTACCAATGCACTGTTCTGCTAATGTTGGTGAAGCTGGCGATACCGCCATTTTCTTCGGTTTATCTGGAACGGGTAAAACTACTTTATCTGCCGATCCTAAACGTAAATTGATTGGTGATGATGAGCATGGTTGGACTGCAAATAATAACATCTTTAACTTTGAAGGCGGATGCTACGCCAAAGTAATTGACCTTACCGAAGATAAAGAACCAGACATCTATCGCGCTATTAAACCTGGTGCGATCTTAGAAAATGTTATTTTTAAAGATAACGGAGACGTTGATTATATGGATAGCTCTATCACACAAAACACCCGTGTAAGTTATCCTATTTATCATATTGATAATATTCAAGAGCCATCATATGCTGGAAATCCGACTAATATTTTCTTCCTAACCTGTGATGCTTTTGGTGTACTACCTCCTGTGTCTAAACTCACACCTGGACAAGCAGCATACCACTTTATTTCAGGATATACAGCAAAAGTAGCTGGTACTGAGGCAGGAATCACAGAACCTGTACCATCATTCTCTGCATGTTTTGGAGAACCCTTTATGCCATTGCACCCAACAACATATGCCGAAATGCTCAGTAAAAAAATGACAGAAGCCGGTGTTAATGTATGGTTGATAAATACAGGCTGGAGTGCAGGACCTTATGGTGTTGGATCTCGTATCAAACTAAAATATACTAGAGCAATGATTACGGCTATCTTAGAAGGGAAATTGGATAACACCGACTTTAATCAGCATCCAATTTTTGGATTATTTATGCCAAAAACATGTGAAGGCGTACCAACAGAAATTCTTGACCCAATGAATACCTGGTCTGATAAAGGCGCTTACATTAGCAAGTCCATTCAACTCGCGCATTCATTCCATTTAAATTTTGAAAAATTTGCGAGTCAAGCGTCTCAGCAAATTATAGAAGGTGGCCCCTTAATTGATGAACACCACCATTTAAACGATCATGTATAA
- a CDS encoding DUF2452 domain-containing protein, translating to MSKDKKPDQVVYNEQTETYDAALKPYATNVGAPAIQVTDTSAWKKRNVHKANKQLKAKYLEIKAEYDKMIEELEFNNLVYSARFNFEPIVGETYHLYRDKNEQPFLSIIAPKHCTFDYIGSFQLNSEQMWKKIDL from the coding sequence ATGTCCAAAGACAAAAAACCAGACCAGGTCGTTTATAATGAACAGACTGAAACTTACGATGCGGCATTAAAACCTTATGCCACTAATGTAGGTGCACCTGCCATACAAGTGACCGACACCTCTGCTTGGAAAAAGCGCAATGTCCACAAAGCCAATAAGCAACTCAAAGCCAAATACCTCGAAATTAAAGCCGAATACGATAAAATGATTGAAGAGCTAGAATTCAACAACCTCGTGTATAGCGCTCGCTTTAATTTTGAACCTATAGTTGGAGAAACCTATCACCTCTATCGTGATAAAAACGAGCAACCTTTTCTCTCTATCATCGCACCCAAACATTGCACCTTTGATTATATAGGAAGTTTCCAGCTCAATAGCGAGCAGATGTGGAAAAAAATAGACTTATAA
- the rlmF gene encoding 23S rRNA (adenine(1618)-N(6))-methyltransferase RlmF, which translates to MHKRNKHRDGYDFPALATTYAELEDYMFHNNFGNLSIDFANPKAVKALNTALLKHHYGITYWEFPDAHLCPPIPGRVEYIHLIQDLLSDIGISKAVTVLDIGTGATCIYPILGHAEYNWHFIASEIDQQAFKNAQKIIAKNKLEKGIELRFQKDAQDILTGILNPSEQITVAICNPPFFKNETEAIAATTRKLKGLQKDVDGLVRNFSGTAKELCYLGGEKAFLHNYLYQSSLLKSNCIWYTSLVSKKEHINSMRTSLDKLGAKKVKVLELSLGNKISRVVAWTFLSDQALQNFKKEK; encoded by the coding sequence TTGCATAAGCGCAACAAACATAGAGACGGTTATGATTTTCCTGCTCTAGCGACCACTTATGCCGAGTTAGAAGATTATATGTTCCATAATAACTTTGGAAATTTGAGCATTGATTTCGCTAATCCGAAGGCCGTAAAAGCCTTAAATACCGCATTACTAAAACATCATTACGGTATTACATACTGGGAATTCCCCGATGCGCATTTATGTCCGCCAATTCCAGGACGTGTTGAATACATTCATTTGATACAAGATTTACTTAGCGACATTGGTATTAGTAAAGCAGTCACTGTTTTAGATATTGGAACAGGAGCCACTTGCATTTATCCCATATTAGGACATGCCGAATATAATTGGCATTTTATAGCCTCGGAAATTGATCAACAAGCGTTTAAGAACGCGCAAAAGATTATTGCTAAAAATAAATTAGAGAAAGGGATAGAACTACGATTTCAGAAGGATGCACAGGATATTCTTACAGGGATATTAAACCCTTCAGAACAGATAACCGTTGCTATATGTAATCCACCATTTTTTAAGAACGAAACCGAAGCCATCGCAGCGACGACTCGAAAACTAAAAGGGCTGCAAAAGGATGTAGATGGTCTGGTGAGAAATTTCAGCGGTACGGCTAAAGAATTATGCTATTTAGGCGGTGAGAAGGCTTTTTTACACAATTACTTGTATCAAAGTTCACTATTAAAAAGCAATTGTATATGGTACACTAGTTTGGTTTCTAAAAAGGAACATATAAATTCTATGCGAACTTCACTTGATAAACTAGGGGCTAAAAAGGTTAAGGTTTTAGAACTTTCATTAGGGAATAAAATAAGTAGAGTAGTAGCTTGGACATTTTTATCTGACCAAGCCCTACAAAACTTTAAAAAAGAAAAATGA
- a CDS encoding PLP-dependent aspartate aminotransferase family protein, translating into MSKKKLGLNTICTHVGEIKDEQFKGAISPIYLSTSYEFDNVDVKRYPRYFNTPNQEYLAKKIAALEHTETAMIFGSGMAAISHMFLAFLQQGDHIVVQNTLYGGTSNFIREEFPKYGIEFSFTDGYAVSDFEAAIQPNTKLIHIETPSNPLLTVTDIKGVADLAKSKRIVTTIDNTFASPVNQNPIDFGIDIVMHSATKYLGGHSDILAGAVASTQEHMDRIWNVSKNLGGSLSDFTVWMLERSMKTLALRVKAQTKNAKKLAKFLDKHDDVAKVYYPGLKSHPEHKLAKTQMHDFGAMLSFELNEGIDAMAFQKQLELIKSSMSLAGVESTMLLPSETSHALLTPEQRAAVGISDQLIRFSVGIETLKDLKQDIEQAITKTKVASFA; encoded by the coding sequence ATGTCAAAGAAAAAACTCGGTTTAAATACCATTTGCACACATGTTGGCGAGATTAAAGATGAGCAGTTTAAAGGCGCCATTTCACCTATCTATTTATCAACCTCTTATGAGTTTGATAATGTTGATGTGAAGCGCTACCCACGTTATTTTAATACGCCTAATCAGGAATATCTCGCTAAGAAAATAGCGGCTTTAGAACATACTGAAACCGCAATGATTTTTGGAAGTGGAATGGCTGCCATTAGCCATATGTTCTTAGCTTTTTTACAGCAAGGTGATCATATCGTTGTTCAGAATACTTTATATGGAGGCACGAGTAATTTTATTAGAGAGGAATTTCCAAAATATGGTATTGAATTTAGCTTTACTGATGGTTATGCGGTGTCCGATTTTGAAGCAGCTATACAACCCAATACGAAACTGATACATATTGAAACGCCTTCCAATCCTTTGCTTACGGTAACCGATATCAAAGGTGTAGCCGATTTGGCAAAATCGAAAAGAATCGTCACGACCATAGACAATACTTTTGCAAGTCCGGTGAACCAAAATCCCATCGACTTTGGTATTGACATCGTCATGCATTCGGCGACGAAGTATTTGGGAGGGCATTCTGATATTCTCGCAGGAGCCGTTGCTAGTACTCAAGAACATATGGATCGTATTTGGAATGTGTCTAAAAATCTGGGAGGAAGCTTGAGTGACTTTACAGTTTGGATGTTAGAGCGCAGTATGAAAACATTGGCCTTGCGCGTAAAAGCTCAGACAAAAAATGCCAAGAAGTTGGCTAAATTCTTAGATAAGCATGATGATGTTGCTAAGGTTTACTATCCAGGTTTAAAATCACATCCTGAACATAAATTAGCAAAAACTCAGATGCATGATTTTGGTGCTATGCTATCCTTTGAACTTAATGAAGGTATTGATGCTATGGCATTTCAGAAGCAACTAGAGTTGATCAAATCATCAATGAGTTTGGCAGGAGTAGAGAGTACTATGTTATTACCTTCGGAAACCTCACATGCTTTATTAACACCAGAACAGCGCGCTGCTGTAGGTATCAGTGATCAATTGATTCGTTTTTCTGTCGGCATAGAAACCTTAAAAGATTTGAAACAAGATATCGAGCAAGCCATTACAAAAACTAAAGTCGCTTCTTTTGCATAA
- the ccsA gene encoding cytochrome c biogenesis protein CcsA produces the protein MQKKLANILFSTRLTGILFIVYAAAMITGTFLDAGQETSPTPYTRHYIYNAWWFEGIMVMFVINFIGNIFRYRLFRKEKWATLTLHLAFIFILLGAGITRYVGFEGWMPIAEGETESSFLTRDIYITTFIDGDLVIDGQQQRRVVQERVDFSERLANDYVHTTKYNGTPVTIEVKKFVKDAELDIIPDDEGESYLKLVEAGDEASHSHYIKDGDDELIHNVVFTLNNPKPGAINITTKDGQLFMESPFEGDYMTMATQATGKVVKDSIQPLALRSRYQIGTMAMVFPKPVVQGKFGVVKKSQLLRSREDGLVVDVTANGETKTVNLLGGQYVNGRFEQVKVGGLDVAVKYGSIVKQLPFSIKLNDFIAERYPGTEDNFSAFASEVTVMKPNEAPYDYRIFMNNILDEEGYRFFQASFFPDEKGTKLSVNHDKWGTWVTYFGYFLLYFGLMAILFDRKTRFADLKRMLEKVKDKKSKLLTVLLLSFSLVGFSQEHSEDDGHNHTPITQTQDEHFEGDGHDHNTQVDFEKPTKAAIDSVIRANIVPKAHSDKFGELVIQDYSGRMMPMNTFASEILRKLSKRDHYEELDANQVLLSMQESPLFWYNVPVIYLAKRKGDSIRNIIGVDKDQKYVAITDFLTEDGRNKLGPYLEEAYAAEVPNGFQKEFKEAYDRMSLLFNTLDGRSIKVFPVPDDEKDTWISSVEYKEDYRTQIKDTLYGKFIENSFGYYLGELYKARESGDWSRADRLLDGFKKNQQQEGSEVMLSDDKIKTEILYNKYDIFKRIYAYYMLAGALLFILLVVQIFKSRSKALDVIVKVLAVSIFALFLVHTAGLIVRWYISGHAPWSDAYESMIYVAWATMFFGLAFGRKSMLTLAATAFVTSMILMVAHWNWMDPAIANLQPVLDSYWLMIHVAVIVASYGPFALGMILGVTVLLLMIFTTKDNKVKMDLNIKELTLINEMALTVGLVMLTIGNFLGGMWANESWGRYWGWDPKETWALISIMIYAFVIHMRLIPGMRGRYGFNLGAILAFASILFTYFGVNFYLSGLHSYQSGQQILSYQYIAITIGIVALLGFLAYRKYAKYYRK, from the coding sequence ATGCAAAAGAAACTTGCTAATATTTTATTTTCTACACGTCTTACAGGTATTTTATTTATTGTTTACGCAGCTGCCATGATTACTGGTACGTTTTTAGACGCAGGACAAGAAACTTCACCAACACCATATACCAGACATTACATATACAACGCATGGTGGTTTGAAGGGATTATGGTGATGTTTGTGATTAATTTCATTGGAAATATCTTCAGATATCGACTCTTTAGAAAAGAAAAATGGGCAACACTCACCTTACATTTAGCCTTTATTTTTATTCTTTTAGGTGCAGGAATTACGCGCTATGTCGGATTTGAAGGATGGATGCCTATTGCTGAAGGCGAAACTGAAAGTTCATTTCTAACAAGAGATATATACATAACAACCTTTATTGATGGTGACCTAGTGATTGATGGTCAGCAACAACGACGTGTGGTACAAGAACGTGTGGATTTTTCCGAGCGCTTAGCTAATGATTATGTACATACAACCAAATACAATGGGACACCTGTCACCATTGAAGTTAAAAAATTTGTAAAAGATGCTGAGTTGGATATTATTCCTGATGATGAAGGTGAATCTTATTTGAAATTAGTAGAAGCAGGAGATGAAGCCTCTCATAGTCATTATATTAAAGATGGTGATGATGAGCTGATACATAATGTGGTCTTCACTTTGAATAATCCGAAACCAGGAGCCATAAACATCACAACGAAAGACGGACAGCTCTTTATGGAATCGCCTTTTGAAGGTGATTATATGACTATGGCAACTCAGGCCACAGGTAAAGTGGTTAAAGACTCTATTCAGCCTTTAGCTTTGCGATCACGTTATCAAATAGGAACTATGGCCATGGTATTTCCAAAGCCTGTCGTTCAAGGAAAATTTGGGGTAGTGAAAAAATCGCAGCTTTTACGTAGCCGTGAAGATGGCCTTGTGGTAGATGTGACAGCCAATGGTGAAACTAAAACTGTAAATTTACTTGGTGGACAATATGTAAACGGACGTTTTGAGCAGGTAAAGGTGGGTGGACTAGATGTCGCTGTGAAGTATGGTTCTATCGTAAAACAATTACCGTTTAGCATTAAACTCAACGATTTTATAGCCGAGCGTTATCCTGGAACAGAGGATAACTTTTCAGCTTTTGCCAGTGAGGTGACCGTTATGAAACCTAATGAAGCGCCTTACGATTATCGCATTTTCATGAATAATATTCTCGATGAAGAGGGATATCGTTTCTTTCAGGCGAGTTTTTTTCCAGATGAAAAAGGAACTAAACTCTCGGTAAATCATGACAAATGGGGAACTTGGGTGACCTATTTTGGGTACTTCTTATTGTACTTCGGACTTATGGCCATTCTCTTTGATCGGAAAACGCGATTTGCCGATTTAAAACGGATGTTGGAAAAAGTTAAAGACAAAAAATCAAAGCTCTTAACGGTTCTGTTATTGAGTTTCAGTTTGGTTGGTTTCTCACAGGAACATTCCGAAGATGATGGGCACAATCATACGCCAATCACCCAAACACAAGACGAACATTTTGAAGGAGATGGTCATGATCATAATACACAAGTAGATTTTGAGAAACCTACCAAAGCCGCAATAGATTCTGTTATACGTGCCAATATTGTTCCTAAAGCACATTCAGATAAGTTTGGGGAATTGGTGATTCAGGATTACAGCGGAAGAATGATGCCAATGAATACGTTTGCTTCGGAAATCTTACGTAAACTCAGTAAAAGAGATCACTACGAAGAGCTTGATGCTAATCAGGTTTTATTGTCCATGCAGGAGAGTCCGTTGTTTTGGTACAACGTTCCAGTTATTTATTTAGCGAAACGCAAAGGCGATTCCATCAGAAATATTATTGGAGTTGATAAGGACCAGAAGTATGTGGCGATTACCGATTTCCTAACCGAAGACGGTAGAAACAAATTAGGGCCATACCTTGAAGAAGCGTATGCAGCTGAGGTACCTAACGGATTTCAAAAAGAATTTAAAGAAGCCTACGACCGTATGAGCCTATTATTTAATACACTTGATGGTCGTTCAATAAAAGTGTTTCCAGTGCCAGATGATGAGAAAGATACATGGATCTCATCTGTAGAATACAAGGAAGATTACCGTACACAAATTAAAGACACACTCTACGGAAAGTTTATCGAAAATAGTTTTGGTTACTACTTAGGAGAACTCTATAAAGCAAGAGAGTCGGGAGATTGGTCTCGGGCAGATCGCTTATTAGACGGATTTAAAAAGAATCAGCAGCAGGAGGGTAGTGAAGTGATGTTATCTGACGATAAGATTAAAACCGAAATCTTGTACAATAAGTACGATATCTTTAAACGTATCTATGCCTATTATATGCTGGCAGGAGCGCTATTATTCATTTTATTAGTAGTGCAAATCTTCAAGTCTAGAAGTAAGGCTTTAGATGTCATTGTGAAGGTATTAGCTGTTTCGATATTTGCGCTATTCCTAGTGCATACAGCAGGATTGATTGTGCGATGGTACATTTCGGGTCACGCACCATGGAGTGACGCTTACGAATCGATGATTTATGTAGCTTGGGCAACGATGTTCTTCGGATTAGCTTTCGGACGAAAAAGTATGTTGACATTAGCTGCGACCGCCTTTGTGACGTCTATGATTTTAATGGTCGCGCATTGGAACTGGATGGATCCCGCTATTGCTAATTTACAACCTGTATTAGATAGTTACTGGCTCATGATTCATGTCGCTGTTATTGTAGCGAGTTACGGACCTTTCGCTCTGGGAATGATTTTAGGAGTGACGGTATTGTTACTCATGATCTTTACAACCAAAGACAATAAAGTCAAAATGGACCTGAACATTAAGGAGCTAACACTCATTAATGAAATGGCTCTAACCGTTGGGTTGGTGATGTTGACCATAGGAAATTTCTTAGGAGGGATGTGGGCTAATGAAAGTTGGGGACGTTATTGGGGTTGGGATCCAAAAGAAACATGGGCACTGATTAGTATAATGATTTATGCCTTTGTGATACATATGCGTTTAATTCCAGGAATGCGAGGTCGCTACGGCTTTAATTTAGGCGCTATATTAGCATTTGCAAGTATTTTATTTACTTATTTCGGTGTGAATTTCTACTTATCAGGATTACACTCATACCAATCTGGACAGCAAATATTAAGTTATCAATATATCGCTATAACTATAGGTATTGTGGCACTTCTGGGGTTCTTGGCCTATCGTAAATACGCGAAGTATTACAGGAAATAA